Proteins co-encoded in one Pseudomonas beijingensis genomic window:
- a CDS encoding RHS repeat protein, which yields MNPRLHHKTPSINAVDGRGLPVRQIAYYRRDAQEPVQARIAQQDYDVAGRQVAQRDPRLFAKATGGANLQTVYSLSGKTLLLDSIDAGWRLYLPGDAGQVLHCWDQRGTYWRTTYDTQLRMTAVHEQGAGDVPRRVECLHYGDSSPESAVHNRCGALIRHDDSAGTLLVHDYGLCAKPLSQTRHLLAATERPDWPAQEKDRDRLLEPGDGYTTSWRYDALAELIQQTDAAQHQQRYSFDVAGQLKSMGLQIRNTATEKVIVSDLVYNASGQIESQTAGNGVVSRAVYDPANGRLTALRTSRSAKTLQDLHYTCDPVGNVTHIEDKAQPVQFGSNQRVEASSTFTYDSLYQLISATGREAAGLTSPPDLPALGKLPIDPGQLFNFTEHYEYDAGGNLIELRHRRDGNHYTRTLDVAAVSNRLRAWNKGHSTPDQTVDFDANGNQQALAPGQALTWNLRNQLDSVVLVRRENASDDIERYRYDSSGQRVRKLQTTQGATRVHTREVRYLPGLEIRTAR from the coding sequence ATGAACCCACGCCTTCATCACAAGACCCCCTCGATCAACGCCGTCGACGGCCGAGGCCTGCCCGTGCGGCAAATCGCTTACTACCGGCGCGACGCCCAGGAACCCGTCCAGGCGCGCATTGCCCAGCAAGACTACGATGTGGCGGGACGACAAGTGGCGCAGCGCGACCCTCGGCTGTTCGCCAAGGCGACGGGCGGGGCGAACCTACAGACGGTCTACAGTTTGTCCGGCAAGACGCTGTTGCTCGACAGCATCGATGCCGGCTGGCGCCTGTACCTGCCTGGCGATGCCGGTCAGGTATTGCACTGCTGGGATCAGCGAGGCACCTATTGGCGGACCACCTACGACACGCAACTGCGCATGACCGCCGTCCATGAGCAAGGGGCAGGCGACGTGCCACGCAGGGTCGAATGCCTGCACTACGGCGACAGTTCGCCGGAATCCGCAGTGCACAACCGGTGCGGCGCGCTGATCCGCCACGACGACAGCGCCGGCACTCTGCTGGTCCATGACTATGGGCTTTGCGCCAAGCCTCTGAGCCAGACCCGGCATCTGCTGGCCGCCACCGAACGACCCGACTGGCCAGCGCAAGAGAAAGACCGCGACCGCTTGCTGGAACCGGGCGACGGCTACACCACGAGCTGGCGCTACGATGCCCTCGCCGAGCTTATCCAGCAGACCGATGCCGCCCAGCACCAGCAGCGCTACTCGTTCGATGTCGCAGGTCAGCTCAAGTCCATGGGCCTGCAGATAAGAAACACGGCGACCGAAAAAGTCATCGTGAGCGATCTCGTCTACAACGCGTCCGGCCAGATCGAGTCCCAGACGGCCGGCAACGGTGTCGTCAGTCGCGCCGTGTACGATCCGGCCAACGGTAGATTGACCGCCCTGCGCACATCGCGGTCGGCCAAGACCTTGCAGGATCTGCACTACACCTGCGACCCGGTGGGTAACGTGACGCACATTGAGGACAAGGCCCAACCGGTGCAGTTCGGCAGCAACCAACGGGTCGAAGCGTCCAGCACATTCACCTACGACAGCCTTTATCAATTGATCAGCGCGACGGGCCGCGAGGCTGCCGGATTGACCAGCCCCCCGGACCTTCCAGCCCTCGGCAAACTACCCATCGACCCCGGCCAGTTGTTCAATTTCACCGAACACTACGAATACGATGCTGGCGGCAACCTGATCGAACTGCGTCATCGTCGCGACGGCAATCACTACACCCGGACATTGGACGTGGCCGCCGTGAGCAATCGCTTGCGCGCCTGGAACAAAGGCCACTCGACGCCCGACCAAACAGTGGACTTCGATGCCAACGGCAACCAGCAGGCGCTAGCCCCGGGCCAGGCGCTGACCTGGAACCTGCGTAATCAGCTCGACAGCGTGGTGTTGGTACGGCGTGAAAACGCGTCCGATGACATCGAGCGCTATCGCTACGACAGCAGCGGCCAACGCGTGCGCAAGCTCCAGACCACTCAGGGCGCAACGCGGGTGCACACTCGGGAGGTCCGCTATCTGCCAGGCCTTGAAATTCGCACCGCGAGATAA